The following proteins are encoded in a genomic region of Tenebrio molitor chromosome 7, icTenMoli1.1, whole genome shotgun sequence:
- the LOC138135091 gene encoding odorant receptor Or1-like, with product MEEVVRQSFTLNLTVMKIIGLYPPRRYSRLYKVYAYTLYVIAMMPPTIFGILHFMFSEDLTAINYSDFVMVGMIFYAPKLFPFVLNGDNIKKCIHYFDASHYTVLKHEHQKIIEDCVHNCQRNSRVFFLGCIVGLIGFIGQVFFREDVHKLPLNVWMPQSIQKQPILYYCIYFLLVMGVIYAVFACGTIDPLIGGLSNHATSQLQVLKENLCHLDSDVDKELASSCDEIVTIKPRIIYHKIKLCVRRYQEIIDFVGDYQKYFSPVVFSQLMGSSLVIGLCCFQFSKMDVLDVNFFITVNQLGLLFFQIFFYCYYGTLLIEENNTLSSAIYMSKWYDYNIISKKALLILMERSKRPMVVTAGKIFDLSLQTFTTVKIIRIFHECI from the exons ATGGAAGAGGTTGTTCGGCAGAGTTTTACTCTTAATTTAACAGTAATGAAAATCATTGGGCTTTACCCTCCCAGAAGATACTCACGTTTATATAAAGTGTACGCTTACACATTATATGTCATTGCGATGATGCCGCCAACAATATTCGGCATACTCCATTTTATGTTCAGTGAAGATCTTACCGCAATCAACTACAGTGATTTTGTTATGGTTGGTATGATTTTCTACGCACCTAAGCTGTTCCCATTTGTGCTAAATGGAGACAACATCAAAAAGTGCATTCATTATTTCGACGCTTCGCATTACACGGTTCTGAAACatgaacatcaaaaaattatcgaaGACTGCGTTCACAATTGTCAAAGAAACTCTAGAGTCTTCTTTCTGGGATGTATTGTAGGATTAATTGGATTTATTGGGCAGGTGTTTTTCCGAGAGGACGTCCATAAATTGCCTCTTAATGTATGGATGCCCCAAAGTATCCAAAAACAACCCATTTTATATTACtgcatttattttcttcttgtaATGG GAGTTATTTATGCTGTATTTGCGTGTGGAACAATTGATCCTTTGATTGGTGGTTTGTCCAATCACGCTACGAGTCAACTACAAGTTCTCAAAGAAAATTTATGTCATCTCGATTCGGACGTTGATAAAGAACTTGCTTCATCTTGTGACGAAATCGTCACCATCAAACCAAGAATCATTTaccataaaattaaattatgtgtTCGCCGTTATCAAGAGATAATTGA TTTCGTTGGGGATTatcagaaatatttttcgcCAGTGGTGTTTAGTCAGTTGATGGGAAGCTCCTTAGTCATCGGTCTTTGTTGTTTCCAATTCAGTAag atGGACGTCTTggatgtaaatttttttataactgtAAATCAACTGGGACTTCTCTTCTTCCAAATATTCTTCTACTGTTATTATGGAACCCTGCTTATTGAAGAG AACAATACATTGTCAAGTGCTATTTACATGAGTAAATGGTATgattataatataatttcgAAAAAAGCACTCCTAATATTAATGGAACGCTCTAAAAGACCCATGGTTGTAACTGCtggaaaaatttttgatttatcaCTGCAGACATTTACCACTGTAAAAATTATTCGTATTTTTCATGAGTGCATTTAA
- the LOC138134551 gene encoding odorant receptor Or1-like has product MVGMIFYAPKLLPFVINGEKIKKCINYFDASHYTVRRPEHKNIIEECVHSCQRNSRVFFVGCIAGLIGFICQIFIREDIHQLPLNIWLPPSIEKNPIFYYSFYFLLVMGSAYAVFACGTIDPLIGGLSYHATSQLQVLKDNLHYLDLYVDEELSSLCDNNEAVKLSIIYNKIQQCIQRYQDIIDFVSDYQDCFSSVVFSQFLGSSLVIGLCCFQISKMEAFDVNFLITVNYLGVLFFQIFFYCYYGTMLIEENNTLSSAIYMSKWYEYGVTSKRALIILMERSKKPMVVVAGKVFDLSLQTFTTILRRSYSLLAVLKNY; this is encoded by the exons ATGGTTGGTATGATATTTTATGCACCTAAATTGTTACCTTTTGTAATAAACGGAGAGAAAATCAAGAAATGCATTAATTACTTTGATGCTTCGCATTACACGGTCAGGAGACCTGAACACAAGAACATTATCGAAGAATGCGTACACAGCTGTCAGAGGAACTCCAGAGTTTTCTTTGTAGGGTGTATCGCAGGATTAATTGGATTTATTTGTCAGATCTTTATTCGCGAGGACATTCATCAGTTACCTCTCAATATATGGTTGCCTCCTAGTATCGAGAAAAACcccatattttattacagcttttattttcttcttgttaTGG gGTCTGCCTATGCTGTATTTGCGTGTGGAACAATTGACCCTTTAATTGGTGGGTTATCTTACCACGCAACGAGTCAACTTCAAGTCCTCAAAGACAATTTGCACTATCTTGATTTATATGTTGACGAAGAACTTTCTTCTTTGTGCGACAACAATGAAGCAGTTAAATTAAGcattatttacaataaaattcaacaatGTATTCAACGATATCAAGACATAATTGA TTTCGTCTCTGATTACCAAGACTGCTTTTCATCAGTGGTATTTAGTCAATTTTTGGGAAGTTCCTTGGTTATTGgactttgttgttttcagattAGCAAA ATGGAGGCTTTCGACGTAAATTTTCTCATAACGGTGAATTACCTGGGAGTGCTattctttcaaatatttttctactgCTATTATGGAACAATGTTGATCGAAGAA AATAACACATTGTCAAGTGCTATTTATATGAGTAAGTGGTATGAGTACGGTGTAACATCTAAAAGAGCTCTTATAATATTAATGGAACGCTCTAAAAAACCCATGGTCGTGGTTGCTGGAAAAGTTTTTGATTTATCGCTACAAACATTTACAACT ATACTGAGAAGATCTTATTCCTTACttgcagttttaaaaaattattaa